The nucleotide sequence CCACGAAAAATTCTTAGCACAGATAGGTTAAACAAGATGCAAAAAGACCTATGCGGTGAGCAGGACGGCGCCTCCAGCAGCCTTGATCTTCTTCTCGGCGACCTTGGAGATGAGCTTGGCCTTGACGACGATGGGCTTGGGCGGCAGCATCCCCTTGCCGAGCACCTTGAAGTAGCCGAACTGCGTCACGTCCACGAGCGGGGCCTTGTCCCCGCCGGCCGCCTCCGTGGCCTTGTCGGCGGGCaccatcgaccagagccgctcgACGTTGACCGAAGGGCAGTAGAACTT is from Miscanthus floridulus cultivar M001 chromosome 7, ASM1932011v1, whole genome shotgun sequence and encodes:
- the LOC136462773 gene encoding large ribosomal subunit protein uL15y-like → MTTSLKKNRKKRGHVSAGHGRIGKHRKHPGGRGNAGGMHHHRILFDKYHPGYFGKVGMRYFHKLRNKFYCPSVNVERLWSMVPADKATEAAGGDKAPLVDVTQFGYFKVLGKGMLPPKPIVVKAKLISKVAEKKIKAAGGAVLLTA